The Theobroma cacao cultivar B97-61/B2 chromosome 1, Criollo_cocoa_genome_V2, whole genome shotgun sequence genome contains the following window.
TATTTACCTTTAAGtccatgtatatatatgtatatatgtatatatatgtatagaaTCTCTTGATCAATTTggttaaactatttccaattcCTTTTGCAATGATTCATCCTAAACCCTTCCTTCCAAGAAAAATTGAGTACATTATATCTGTCAAAGAACAATGCCAGCTATTCAATGTTCAATACCCTGCTGGCTTCAACACCAATGCTTTTCTATTTAACCCAAAACCTGACTTCCAAAATATtagattaatataaatatggGAATTTCAGTCTCTGCTGTTTTAAGATTGGGAAAAAAAGAGCTTTGCCATTGGAAAAACTAGTCAAATTATTGCCATTAATAATTGACTATTGTTCTTGGCCACATCAGAGCTGGGACAGGCCCCAAAGCTGCTTCCGAATTGGCAATGCACATGGGATTCTTTTTCTCGGATGCTATGCTAGTACAGCTTCAACATAAGTATTTTAATGCATGTTGCAGATGCTCTCCACTGTATAAATGCTCTCAACCTGGATCCATATCTTACTTCACATCTTTGTCTCTCTCTTTTGCAGCTTTGCTACAAAACAAAGATGGCCATCTCCAGAAACATTGCTGCTTCACTtgttgttttctctctcttgcttCTCCACCTCACTCAAGCTGAAGAACTGGTAATGTGACTGGAAACccttttctttattgattCTTGAAGGACAAAAAGATCAAGGAAAATTTGCAGCAGCTAGCCATGGTATTTGATAgcttaattaatataatctGTTATGTTGTGCAGATGAGCTTTGATGGAGCAGTAGCACCGAGCCCTTCACCGCAGCCACAGACCATTGGTAACCATAGAACCTACTAAGTAAATCTTAAATTGGGATTATGTTATGGTTAAAAACTTGTTAATGTTTCTTTGATTCATTCATGGCAACATTGTTCTGAATTCAGATTGCGGAGTAGCCTGTCAAGGGAGATGCAAACTATCAAAGAGGCCAAATCTCTGCAAAAGGACCTGCGGGAGCTGCTGTGCCAAGTGCAACTGTGTTCCCCCAGGAACCGCTGGCAACCATGAAGCCTGTCCTTGCTACGCCCGATTAACCACACGCAACAACATTCGCAAGTGTCCTTGATTTCATAGCCATATATGTTCAAGATTCATTATGTTCTTGAGGAAGCAATTTCATGTTTCCTCCCAAAATAATGCAAATGAACAAATCTTTCCATTTCCATATTTCTGCAATCTGTCATTTTTCTGTCTTAATGATTGATATAATAACTTAAAGGAATTTATTGGTAAATATAGAGAGAAACCAACATTGCAATGTGAAATATCAACCGGAATTTGACATATAAAGGGAAAATTTTGGCTAATTGATTATTGTAAACTGAACGAAAAGAATAGTAGAAACTAAAGAAATTAAGCAATTAAAaccaataaagataaaaagaaaatacttttatttataagaAGAATAGCTGTTCTATACAGAAGGTTAAATATGAAATCAAGCAATCAGGCACATCGTTGAGGTCTAAGTCTCTAATACCAGCATGCCAATTATCTTTCTTATAACAAAGCATTGATCCAggaatcattttcaaaatgattGAACTCATCAGAAACAATGTTGATTTCCTGATCATTAGCAAGAACCTGACTTTCCATTGCACAAACTGAACCAACGAGCAAATCTTCAGGGCTATCTGAATCGAGGTTGAAGTCGTAAATCTGATCAGAAAACAGGTTTTCATGCAAAGAAATGTAAAAGTTTCCGTCGTCTTCTCTTTGACACTTGCTGATTCCGCCTACAAGAAAACCTTCTTCCACCGTAGGGTTGACGGCATTAATTTGATTAGGCAAACCATCGATTTGAACACCACGTTGACCCTTATTGTTCGTACCTTCAATACTGGCATGATCACTATCAGTATTGCTCTTGACCAACGGCAATGACAAAGGTGCAAGGGTCTTggacagtttaaaatcttcaGCTACGCTCTGGATCTTGATTCTCTTATCTCCTCTCAGATTAAGTTCTTCTTCTGCTTG
Protein-coding sequences here:
- the LOC18610773 gene encoding snakin-2, giving the protein MAISRNIAASLVVFSLLLLHLTQAEELMSFDGAVAPSPSPQPQTIDCGVACQGRCKLSKRPNLCKRTCGSCCAKCNCVPPGTAGNHEACPCYARLTTRNNIRKCP